Below is a genomic region from Prolixibacteraceae bacterium.
TCAACAAACGTAATGATTGGCAAATTATACGCATCACATGTACGCACAAAACGGCTAATTTTGTCAGATGCATTGATGTCCAAACACCCAGCAGAAACCATAGGCTGATTTGCAATGATACCAACCGAACGATTGTTCAAACGTGCAAATCCTACCAATGCATTTGTTGCATAATATTTCTGTACCTCAAAGAGTTCACCATTATCCACGACCTCTTCAATAACATCTTTCATGTCATACGCCATTCTTGCGTCATCAGGAATGATTGTATCCAATGTAGGACATAGACGTGCTGGATCATCACCCATTTCAACAACTGGAGCCTCCTCCATGTTATTGTTTGGTAGATACTCTAACAACTCTTTGACTTGATCCAATGTTTCTTCTTCAGAATCACATGCAAAGTGTGCATTACCACTCTTCTCATTGTGAACCATTGCACCACCTAACTCCTCAAAAGTAGACTCTTCTCCTGTAACTGTTTTAATCACGTATGGAGAAGTGATAAACATATGACTTTGTTTTTTCACCATAAAGATGAAATCTGTCATTGCTGGAGAATAAACTGCTCCACCAGCACATGGTCCCATTATTGCAGAGATCTGTGGGATAACCCCTGATGCACGTGAATTACGGAAGAAAATATCTCCATAACCTTTCAATGCATCCACACTCTCTTCAACACGAGCTCCACCTGAGTCACACAAACCTACTACAGGAACTCCTGATTTCATCGCTAGATCCATAACTTTACAAATCTTAGCGGCATGCATCTCTCCAAGAGATCCTCCACGTGATGTGAAGTCTTGAGAGAAAACAAAAACAGGACGTCCATTTACAAGTCCATGACCAGTAATAACACCGTCTGATGGGATTTCTACTTTATCGATACCGAAATTAGTTGATCGATGTTGAACAAACATGTCCAATTCACGGAAAGTACCTTCATCAAAAAAGTAATCGACTCTCTCACGAGCACTCATTTTACCTTTTTCATGTTGTTTTGCAATACGAGCTTCACCGC
It encodes:
- a CDS encoding methylmalonyl-CoA carboxyltransferase, with the translated sequence MKVVEKIELLKERREKVRAMGGEARIAKQHEKGKMSARERVDYFFDEGTFRELDMFVQHRSTNFGIDKVEIPSDGVITGHGLVNGRPVFVFSQDFTSRGGSLGEMHAAKICKVMDLAMKSGVPVVGLCDSGGARVEESVDALKGYGDIFFRNSRASGVIPQISAIMGPCAGGAVYSPAMTDFIFMVKKQSHMFITSPYVIKTVTGEESTFEELGGAMVHNEKSGNAHFACDSEEETLDQVKELLEYLPNNNMEEAPVVEMGDDPARLCPTLDTIIPDDARMAYDMKDVIEEVVDNGELFEVQKYYATNALVGFARLNNRSVGIIANQPMVSAGCLDINASDKISRFVRTCDAYNLPIITFVDVPGYLPGVQQEWDGIIRHGAKLLWSYAEATVPKLTVVTRKDYGGSYIAMSSKHLGTDMVFAWPSAEIAVMGAKGAVEVISTYRKAIAGAEDQDAMRAEKIKEYEDKFNTPFEAAKRGYIDDVILPSETRVRLVDALEVLSTKSEALPPKKHGNIPH